A region of Streptomyces paludis DNA encodes the following proteins:
- a CDS encoding aldo/keto reductase, producing MSPIYRLPEGHRQLGTSGLVLSEIGIGASTFGRSGMRASGQEAVTAIVDRAIGLGVTYFDLAEGYGDRPGLSEELFAAALGARREQVVIGTKFGLNLYRERGAAYARPGSRKYIVAAVEESLRRLRTDYIDLYQIHFPDPFTPVEETLSALDSLVRAGKVRYIGASNFRAWQLVDAEHIARARGFSRFVSTTDEYSLLWRKPEEELIPALRHHGLGFIPYFPLQNGLLTGKYSAGHAPDDAKITNLKRYLLGSAPWEALAKFEQFARDRDISPGTAALGWLLAQPTVTSVIAGVTGPAQLDENVLASRWTPTAEEEAELRGLFTGDLSGGPGVVDRG from the coding sequence GTGTCCCCCATTTACCGACTCCCCGAAGGCCATCGCCAACTCGGCACCTCGGGCCTCGTTCTGTCCGAGATCGGTATCGGTGCCAGCACCTTCGGCCGGTCGGGCATGCGCGCGAGCGGCCAGGAGGCGGTCACCGCGATCGTCGACCGGGCGATCGGGCTCGGTGTCACCTACTTCGACCTCGCGGAGGGGTACGGCGACCGGCCGGGCCTGAGCGAGGAGCTGTTCGCCGCCGCGCTCGGTGCCCGCCGCGAACAGGTCGTCATCGGCACCAAGTTCGGGCTGAACCTCTACCGCGAACGCGGCGCCGCCTATGCGCGGCCCGGGTCCCGCAAGTACATCGTCGCCGCGGTCGAGGAGTCGCTGCGGCGGCTGCGTACCGACTACATCGACCTGTACCAGATCCACTTCCCCGACCCGTTCACCCCGGTCGAGGAGACCCTGTCGGCGCTCGACTCGCTGGTGCGGGCGGGGAAGGTGCGGTACATCGGCGCGTCGAACTTCAGGGCGTGGCAGCTCGTCGACGCGGAACACATCGCGCGGGCGCGGGGGTTCAGCCGGTTCGTGTCGACGACCGACGAGTACAGCCTGCTGTGGCGCAAGCCGGAGGAGGAGCTGATCCCGGCGCTGCGCCACCACGGGCTGGGCTTCATCCCGTACTTCCCGTTGCAGAACGGGCTGCTCACCGGCAAGTACTCGGCGGGGCACGCGCCGGACGACGCCAAGATCACCAATCTCAAGCGCTATCTGCTGGGATCGGCGCCCTGGGAGGCGCTGGCGAAGTTCGAACAGTTCGCCCGTGACCGGGACATCAGCCCCGGGACGGCGGCGCTGGGCTGGCTGCTGGCCCAGCCCACGGTCACCAGTGTGATCGCGGGGGTGACCGGTCCGGCGCAGCTCGACGAGAACGTCCTGGCCTCCCGGTGGACCCCGACGGCCGAGGAGGAGGCGGAGCTGCGGGGCCTGTTCACCGGCGATCTGTCGGGCGGCCCCGGTGTGGTCGACCGGGGCTGA
- a CDS encoding dipeptide ABC transporter ATP-binding protein, translating to MPSPDRESTPLLRLRGVSVEFALPGRAATPVLDKVSLDVPEGSIRAVVGESGSGKSTLGRVITGTLAGNGRITAGEVVLGGRALTGLSERQYRAVRGKEIGYIPQDALLGLNPLLPVGVQAGEPLRAHKLASRAERRERVIDLFAKVGLRDPARLYDRRPHELSGGMCQRVLIAAAMSTRPRLLIADEPTTALDVTVQRTILDLLSSLVETEGLGILLITHDLGVAAERADGIAVVKDGRIVRGGPTDEVVAAPGDPYTERLLRSSSLGFSGSRTAEARLEYSRTVPADAPVTVEAKEIGRTFTARRGAEPVTALAGASFRVRKGTTLGIVGESGSGKTTLVRILAGLTPADTGSAEIDGEPVVHHRRGAGQAGLYRTVQMVYQDPYASLNPRSTVRAILGEPLTGHRYGTARERAGRITELLDVTGLPASVADRYTAELSGGQRQRVAIARALAPRPDVVILDEPVSALDVTVRRQILDLLGTLQRELALTYVFVSHDLGVIAEVSDEILVLRHGHVVEHGTALDVLTAPRTDYVKRLLASIPGAATAGAALSS from the coding sequence GTGCCGTCGCCTGACCGCGAGAGCACACCGCTGCTGCGGCTGCGCGGGGTGAGTGTCGAGTTCGCGCTGCCCGGCCGCGCCGCCACCCCCGTGCTCGACAAGGTGAGTCTGGACGTCCCCGAGGGGTCAATCCGGGCCGTCGTCGGCGAGTCCGGGTCGGGCAAGTCGACCCTCGGCCGGGTCATCACCGGGACCCTCGCCGGGAACGGGCGGATCACCGCGGGCGAGGTCGTCCTCGGCGGCCGGGCGCTCACCGGCCTGTCCGAACGGCAGTACCGGGCCGTACGCGGCAAGGAGATCGGCTACATCCCCCAGGACGCGCTGCTCGGCCTGAACCCCCTGCTGCCCGTCGGCGTCCAGGCCGGGGAGCCGCTGCGCGCCCACAAACTGGCGTCCCGCGCGGAGCGCCGCGAGCGGGTCATCGACCTCTTCGCGAAGGTGGGACTCCGCGATCCCGCCCGGCTGTACGACCGCCGTCCGCACGAGCTGTCGGGCGGAATGTGCCAGCGGGTACTGATCGCCGCCGCGATGAGCACCCGGCCCCGGCTGCTGATCGCCGACGAACCGACGACCGCGCTCGATGTCACGGTGCAGAGGACCATCCTCGATCTGCTGTCGAGCCTGGTGGAGACCGAGGGGCTCGGGATCCTGCTGATCACCCACGATCTGGGGGTCGCAGCCGAACGGGCCGACGGTATCGCCGTGGTGAAGGACGGGCGGATCGTGCGCGGCGGGCCGACCGACGAGGTCGTCGCCGCGCCGGGCGACCCGTACACGGAGCGTCTCCTGCGCTCGTCCTCCCTCGGGTTCTCCGGTTCCCGGACCGCGGAGGCCCGGCTGGAGTACTCACGTACCGTGCCCGCGGACGCCCCGGTCACCGTCGAGGCGAAGGAGATCGGCAGGACCTTCACCGCCCGCCGGGGCGCGGAGCCGGTCACCGCGCTGGCCGGTGCCTCGTTCCGGGTGCGCAAGGGGACCACCCTGGGGATCGTCGGTGAATCGGGTTCCGGCAAGACGACCTTGGTACGGATCCTCGCCGGTCTGACCCCGGCGGACACGGGCTCGGCCGAGATCGACGGCGAACCGGTCGTCCACCACCGGCGGGGAGCCGGCCAGGCCGGTCTCTACCGCACGGTGCAGATGGTCTACCAGGACCCGTACGCCTCCCTGAATCCGAGGTCCACGGTCCGCGCGATCCTCGGCGAACCGCTCACCGGCCACCGGTACGGGACGGCGCGGGAACGTGCCGGCAGAATCACCGAGCTGCTGGACGTCACCGGTCTGCCCGCGTCCGTCGCCGACCGGTACACGGCCGAACTCTCCGGCGGCCAGCGGCAGCGGGTGGCCATCGCCCGCGCGCTGGCGCCCCGGCCGGACGTCGTCATCCTGGACGAGCCGGTCTCCGCCCTCGATGTGACCGTACGGCGCCAGATCCTCGACCTGCTCGGCACACTCCAGCGCGAACTGGCGCTGACCTACGTCTTTGTCTCGCACGACCTCGGGGTGATCGCCGAGGTCTCCGACGAGATCCTCGTCCTGCGCCACGGACATGTCGTCGAGCACGGCACCGCCCTGGACGTCCTCACCGCGCCACGGACCGACTACGTCAAGCGGCTGCTGGCATCGATCCCCGGTGCCGCCACGGCCGGCGCGGCGCTGTCCTCGTAG
- a CDS encoding LLM class flavin-dependent oxidoreductase, which produces MPERQLHLGYMHWLNGTHWGGWRHPDAPTAHAFELEYATKALRLTEDAKFDFFFLGDTLPGDLAAEQWITTHNTGRLEPFTLASQLALQSSRIGLVVTAHPTFYEPYILARLTASLDHLSGGRLAWNVVLGASDLAARNFSLPDLGGTARYERADEFIHVVRRLWDSVENGAYLQDKRTGRYVDESRIHRLDWQGTHFQVAGTLPLERPPQGHVPLLYAGASEQSRELTAKWADINFTGPATPAESLAFNTDVRQRAERLRGRVDPIFFLPGITPLIGDTRAAAVELYEELNALLPYDDDIVEGDQDEAFWSGPEGARISASPFPLPKGFRSVRSLSERVGADLRPAGIDGAVKPDTAADLNAYGRRLLTLVAERTGRTVDNGGVRVRDVLAASIAGNFPLVIGTAGQVADTLIYWFDQGAAEGFNVSTPFLWEQLERFTGEVVPILQERGVYRTEYTSDTFRGHFGLDIPPNSFTTTDQEERPV; this is translated from the coding sequence ATGCCCGAGCGACAGCTCCATCTGGGCTATATGCACTGGCTCAACGGCACACACTGGGGCGGCTGGCGGCATCCGGACGCGCCCACCGCGCACGCCTTCGAGCTGGAGTACGCGACGAAGGCGCTGCGGCTCACCGAGGACGCGAAGTTCGACTTCTTCTTCCTCGGGGACACACTGCCCGGTGACCTCGCCGCGGAACAGTGGATCACCACACACAACACCGGACGTCTGGAACCCTTCACCCTGGCCTCCCAACTCGCCCTCCAGTCATCGAGGATCGGGCTCGTCGTGACGGCGCACCCGACGTTCTACGAGCCGTACATCCTGGCGCGGCTGACGGCCTCCCTCGATCACCTCAGCGGCGGACGGCTCGCGTGGAACGTGGTGCTGGGCGCCTCCGACCTCGCCGCGCGCAACTTCAGCCTGCCGGACCTGGGCGGCACGGCCCGGTACGAGCGGGCGGACGAGTTCATCCATGTCGTCCGGCGGCTGTGGGACAGCGTCGAGAACGGCGCCTATCTCCAGGACAAGCGGACCGGGCGCTACGTCGACGAGAGCAGGATCCACCGGCTCGACTGGCAGGGCACCCACTTCCAGGTGGCCGGCACACTGCCGCTGGAGCGTCCGCCGCAGGGCCATGTCCCGCTGCTGTACGCGGGGGCCTCCGAGCAGTCCCGCGAACTGACCGCGAAGTGGGCCGACATCAACTTCACCGGACCCGCCACACCGGCGGAGTCGCTCGCGTTCAACACCGATGTACGGCAGCGGGCCGAGCGCCTGCGGGGACGCGTGGACCCGATCTTCTTCCTGCCGGGGATCACCCCGCTGATCGGTGACACCCGGGCGGCGGCGGTCGAGCTGTACGAGGAGCTGAACGCGCTGCTGCCGTACGACGACGACATCGTCGAGGGCGACCAGGACGAGGCGTTCTGGTCGGGTCCCGAGGGGGCCCGGATCAGCGCGTCCCCGTTCCCGCTGCCCAAGGGGTTCCGCAGTGTGCGTTCCCTGTCGGAGCGGGTCGGCGCCGATCTGCGGCCGGCCGGCATCGACGGCGCCGTCAAGCCGGACACCGCCGCGGACCTCAACGCCTACGGCCGCAGGCTGCTGACGCTCGTGGCGGAGCGTACCGGCCGCACCGTGGACAACGGGGGCGTCCGGGTCAGGGATGTGCTGGCGGCGTCGATCGCCGGGAACTTCCCCCTGGTGATCGGTACGGCCGGGCAGGTCGCGGACACCCTGATCTACTGGTTCGACCAGGGCGCCGCCGAGGGGTTCAACGTGAGCACGCCTTTCCTGTGGGAGCAGTTGGAGCGCTTCACGGGCGAGGTGGTCCCGATCCTCCAGGAGCGCGGTGTGTACCGCACGGAGTACACGAGCGACACCTTCCGGGGCCACTTCGGGCTGGACATCCCCCCGAACAGCTTCACCACGACGGATCAGGAGGAACGACCGGTATGA
- a CDS encoding ABC transporter substrate-binding protein — protein MSISRPRRQFAAAVATLSLLATAACSSGGGEQGERSDTGAQVAKKDRSGGTLNIGLGADPGGVDAAVVNQVWRTVARALADSLVFYNPETKRVEPWLATSWTVSDDARVYSFELRDDVTFHDGTKLTAKVVKANLESLNRPGIHSSAKTVVQGIRTIKTPSEHKVTVEFAEPNAAFLVSLSRAYGGIVSEKTARLPVEKRQNWLDGSGPFYLEEYVPNQRIVLKKRADYDWAPKYFDHDGPAYLDEVVYKIIPEDSVRNGAVIGGDELQFIYWVNAKYLPQFESAGLTISKTLNPATGTELPVNTSSTFLKDVRVRQALQSGVDRDAFVKIDSGGIDEPATGPLSKDNPYHSDQSALLKYDPERSKSLLKQAGWTKTGKDGIRVNAAGERLSLRVPADDAGWQVLQDQWKKLGIELVLDPPLPAEANEKLLSGEYDIAYWYASSPDPDVLRANYGKTTGSNRSFIADDDKTGKKLDRLLQEQNQTIDQAERQKLVDQASHILVEQAYEIPVSNDIDIWAYSPRLHDIKPVGLDQYLINAWLAKK, from the coding sequence GTGTCCATTTCACGCCCGCGGCGTCAGTTCGCCGCAGCGGTCGCCACACTGTCGCTCCTCGCCACCGCCGCATGCTCCAGCGGTGGCGGCGAACAGGGTGAGCGCAGTGACACCGGAGCCCAGGTGGCCAAGAAGGACCGCTCCGGAGGCACACTCAACATCGGTCTCGGCGCCGACCCCGGTGGTGTCGACGCCGCCGTCGTCAACCAGGTGTGGCGTACGGTCGCCCGCGCGCTGGCGGACTCCCTGGTGTTCTACAACCCCGAGACCAAGCGGGTCGAGCCGTGGCTCGCGACGAGCTGGACGGTGAGTGACGACGCGCGGGTGTACTCGTTCGAGCTGCGTGACGACGTCACCTTCCACGACGGCACCAAGCTCACCGCGAAGGTCGTCAAGGCCAATCTGGAGAGCTTGAACCGGCCGGGCATCCACTCCAGCGCGAAGACCGTCGTGCAGGGCATCCGCACGATCAAAACGCCTTCGGAGCACAAGGTCACCGTCGAGTTCGCGGAGCCCAACGCGGCCTTCCTGGTCTCGCTCTCGCGGGCGTACGGCGGCATCGTCTCGGAGAAGACGGCCCGGCTCCCGGTGGAGAAGCGGCAGAACTGGCTGGACGGCTCGGGCCCGTTCTACCTGGAGGAGTACGTCCCCAACCAGCGCATCGTCCTGAAGAAGCGCGCCGACTACGACTGGGCGCCGAAGTACTTCGACCACGACGGGCCGGCCTATCTCGACGAGGTCGTCTACAAGATCATCCCGGAGGACTCGGTCCGCAACGGCGCGGTCATCGGCGGCGACGAACTCCAGTTCATCTACTGGGTGAACGCGAAGTACCTCCCGCAGTTCGAGAGCGCCGGGCTGACCATCTCGAAGACGCTCAACCCGGCGACCGGCACCGAACTCCCGGTGAACACTTCGTCCACGTTCCTCAAGGACGTACGGGTACGCCAGGCCCTCCAGTCCGGGGTCGACCGGGACGCGTTCGTGAAGATCGACTCGGGTGGTATCGACGAGCCCGCGACCGGCCCGCTGAGCAAGGACAACCCCTACCACTCCGACCAGAGCGCGCTGCTGAAGTACGACCCCGAGCGCTCCAAGTCGCTGCTGAAGCAGGCCGGCTGGACGAAGACCGGCAAGGACGGCATCCGGGTCAACGCCGCCGGTGAGCGGCTGTCGCTGCGGGTGCCGGCGGACGACGCGGGCTGGCAGGTGCTCCAGGACCAGTGGAAGAAGCTCGGTATCGAACTCGTCCTCGACCCGCCGCTGCCCGCCGAGGCCAACGAGAAGCTGCTCAGCGGCGAGTACGACATCGCCTACTGGTACGCCTCGTCGCCCGACCCGGACGTCCTGCGCGCCAACTACGGCAAGACCACCGGGTCCAACCGCAGCTTCATCGCGGACGACGACAAGACGGGCAAGAAGCTCGACCGGCTCCTCCAGGAGCAGAACCAGACGATCGACCAGGCCGAGCGGCAGAAGCTGGTCGACCAGGCATCGCACATCCTCGTGGAGCAGGCGTACGAGATACCGGTGTCGAACGACATCGACATCTGGGCGTACTCGCCGCGGCTGCACGACATCAAGCCCGTCGGTCTCGACCAGTATCTGATCAATGCCTGGCTGGCGAAGAAGTAG
- a CDS encoding NtaA/DmoA family FMN-dependent monooxygenase (This protein belongs to a clade of FMN-dependent monooxygenases, within a broader family of flavin-dependent oxidoreductases, the luciferase-like monooxygenase (LMM) family, some of whose members use coenzyme F420 rather than FMN.): MSGRRKLRLGLAAYGTGWDLDAWRLPEATNSGLRDPGVILDIARTAERGTLDYVFAGSALGSEPDRLNRIYRWDNFVYAGHAAAITRNLGFVMSVNSSFEHPYAVARQLATLDHFNRGRTALNVVFGIDRDGDPAGNYGKNPVPTEETKYARAREFTTVVNRLLYESWDDDFLLDDRAGGTLIRPGSWHQTDFHGEHFDVRGPLNVPPPVQRHIPVVQVGLSEESLRYGADFAQVRFSPYFGISRGKEEYRRLKERVAANGRDPDKFKIIPGITFHLAGTAREARAKFNEINAFQLEQALPAAFSRALGIDLSRVRDSERVLDVVDIEAIADDALRPLISDRARDTANDRELLRQILTTQIGEDASLRELYHYVQRSRHEQQPAVVGDAKAIADWLEENLEEEVLDGVQLFPPYHRGPADLFVDLVVPELRRRGIFRTAYESSTLQGLLDTDDF, translated from the coding sequence ATGAGCGGCCGTCGCAAGCTCCGCCTCGGTCTGGCGGCGTACGGTACGGGCTGGGACCTGGACGCCTGGCGGCTGCCGGAGGCGACCAACTCCGGTCTGCGCGACCCCGGTGTGATCCTGGACATCGCCCGGACCGCCGAGCGCGGCACACTGGACTATGTCTTCGCCGGCAGCGCCCTGGGCAGCGAGCCGGACCGGCTCAACCGGATCTACCGCTGGGACAACTTCGTCTACGCCGGTCACGCCGCGGCGATCACGCGGAACCTCGGGTTCGTCATGTCGGTGAACTCCTCCTTCGAGCATCCGTACGCCGTGGCACGGCAGTTGGCGACCCTGGACCACTTCAACCGGGGACGCACCGCGCTGAACGTCGTCTTCGGCATCGACCGCGACGGCGACCCGGCCGGCAACTACGGCAAGAACCCGGTGCCGACGGAGGAGACGAAGTACGCGCGCGCCCGGGAGTTCACCACCGTCGTCAACCGGTTGCTGTACGAGAGCTGGGACGACGACTTCCTTCTGGACGACCGGGCCGGCGGCACCCTGATCAGGCCCGGGTCCTGGCATCAAACGGACTTTCACGGCGAGCACTTCGACGTCCGGGGCCCGCTGAACGTCCCGCCGCCGGTGCAGCGCCACATCCCGGTCGTCCAGGTGGGGCTCTCCGAGGAGTCCCTGCGGTACGGCGCCGACTTCGCGCAGGTGCGGTTCTCGCCGTACTTCGGGATCAGCCGGGGCAAGGAGGAGTACCGCAGGCTCAAGGAGCGGGTCGCGGCCAACGGGCGCGACCCCGACAAGTTCAAGATCATCCCGGGGATCACCTTCCATCTCGCCGGCACCGCCCGGGAGGCGCGTGCGAAGTTCAACGAGATCAACGCCTTTCAGCTGGAACAGGCGCTGCCGGCCGCGTTCTCCCGGGCTCTCGGTATCGATCTGTCGCGGGTCCGCGACAGCGAGCGCGTCCTCGACGTGGTCGACATCGAGGCGATCGCGGACGACGCGCTGCGGCCGCTGATCAGCGACCGCGCCCGGGACACGGCCAACGACCGGGAGCTGCTGCGGCAGATCCTCACCACCCAGATCGGTGAGGACGCGAGCCTGCGCGAGCTGTACCACTACGTGCAGCGGTCCCGGCACGAACAGCAGCCGGCCGTGGTCGGTGACGCGAAGGCCATCGCCGACTGGCTGGAGGAGAACCTGGAGGAGGAAGTCCTCGACGGGGTCCAGCTGTTCCCCCCGTACCACCGCGGTCCGGCCGATCTCTTCGTCGACCTCGTCGTCCCGGAGCTGCGGCGCCGCGGCATCTTCCGGACCGCGTACGAGTCCTCGACCCTGCAAGGTCTGCTGGACACCGACGATTTCTGA
- a CDS encoding ABC transporter permease, which yields MARYGLRLLYGVIVVWGAFTGAFFLLYVVPGDAAGGLTAGADGADVKQLLAEQRELLGLDRPVHVQYWDALSGALGGDFGQSVYQRRPAVEVYFESFPQTLQLAFLGLLLAVVLGVTLSVVIELTDWKWARELLISLPPVAVSLPPFLVGLLLLQVFAFQLHWIKAVGDQGFGGLLIASVALAVAGGGSVSQLLTANLRSALTSPYIETARNWGLSRFDIVVRHALRNAALPVITSLGTTVGVMVGGTVLTETVFSRLGVGRLVVDAVNGRDMPVVLVAVTISAVIFVVVNFVVDALYPLLDKRIRWEG from the coding sequence GTGGCACGATACGGTCTGCGGCTCCTGTACGGCGTGATCGTGGTGTGGGGCGCCTTCACCGGAGCGTTCTTCCTGCTGTACGTCGTGCCCGGCGACGCGGCGGGCGGTCTCACGGCCGGCGCCGACGGTGCCGATGTCAAGCAGCTCCTGGCCGAGCAGCGCGAGCTGCTCGGTCTGGACCGCCCGGTCCATGTGCAGTACTGGGACGCGCTGAGCGGCGCCCTCGGCGGGGACTTCGGCCAGAGCGTCTACCAGCGCAGGCCGGCGGTGGAGGTGTACTTCGAGTCCTTCCCGCAGACGCTCCAACTGGCCTTTCTCGGGCTGCTCCTCGCCGTTGTGCTGGGCGTGACACTGTCGGTGGTCATCGAGCTGACCGACTGGAAGTGGGCGCGCGAGCTGCTGATCTCGCTGCCGCCGGTCGCGGTGTCACTGCCCCCCTTCCTGGTCGGGCTCCTGCTGCTCCAGGTGTTCGCCTTTCAGCTGCACTGGATCAAGGCGGTCGGCGACCAGGGGTTCGGCGGACTGCTCATCGCCTCGGTGGCCCTCGCGGTCGCCGGGGGCGGCAGTGTGTCCCAGCTGCTCACGGCCAACCTCCGCTCCGCGCTCACCTCCCCGTACATCGAGACGGCCCGCAACTGGGGGCTCAGCCGGTTCGACATCGTCGTCCGGCACGCCCTGCGGAACGCCGCGCTGCCGGTCATCACCTCGCTGGGCACCACCGTCGGTGTGATGGTCGGCGGGACGGTGCTGACGGAGACGGTGTTCTCCCGGCTCGGGGTGGGCCGGCTCGTGGTGGACGCCGTGAACGGCCGTGACATGCCCGTCGTCCTGGTCGCGGTGACCATCAGCGCGGTGATCTTCGTCGTCGTGAACTTCGTCGTGGACGCGCTCTACCCCCTGCTCGACAAGCGCATCCGATGGGAGGGATGA
- a CDS encoding ABC transporter permease → MAALEVKPSEPPAGQPSGQPARRSSVLGGRPARLLRSPGLLLAYVWIAVILAAAIHPGLFAPDDPLRQDGARMLLAPSLDHLFGTDDFGRDQFTRTVWGTRLSLQAALIAVAIGLVSGSLIGLVAGALRGRTDSVLMRIIDIMLAVPSLIVSLAIISALGRGTLNIAIAIGINSTAGFARLMRSEVLRVSNATYVEASVFAGHGYVRRLFSHVVPNASRSVLAAATMDIGTAVLTVAALSFLGLGAPPPTPEWGLLVAEGRTFIGVQWWLSLLPGLVIVLTVLAVYRVGRSFNRGRTSAVA, encoded by the coding sequence ATGGCGGCCCTCGAAGTGAAGCCGTCCGAGCCACCGGCCGGGCAGCCGTCCGGACAGCCGGCCCGGCGCTCGTCGGTGCTCGGCGGACGGCCGGCCCGGCTGCTCCGCTCGCCCGGACTCCTCCTGGCGTACGTGTGGATCGCCGTGATCCTCGCCGCCGCGATCCACCCGGGCCTGTTCGCGCCGGACGACCCGCTGCGGCAGGACGGGGCGCGGATGCTGCTCGCGCCGAGCCTCGACCACCTCTTCGGCACCGACGACTTCGGCCGTGACCAGTTCACCCGCACCGTGTGGGGCACGAGGCTGTCGCTCCAGGCGGCCCTGATCGCCGTCGCCATCGGGCTGGTGAGCGGCTCGCTGATCGGTCTCGTGGCCGGCGCGCTGCGCGGCAGGACCGACAGCGTGCTGATGCGGATCATCGACATCATGCTCGCGGTGCCCAGCCTGATCGTCTCCCTCGCGATCATCTCCGCCCTGGGCCGCGGGACCCTCAACATCGCCATCGCCATCGGCATCAACAGCACGGCGGGATTCGCCCGGCTGATGCGGTCCGAGGTGCTCAGGGTCAGCAACGCCACGTACGTCGAGGCTTCGGTCTTCGCCGGACACGGCTATGTGCGCAGGCTGTTCTCGCATGTGGTGCCCAACGCGTCCCGCTCGGTGCTGGCCGCGGCGACGATGGACATCGGCACGGCGGTCCTGACCGTCGCCGCGCTGAGCTTCCTGGGACTGGGCGCGCCCCCGCCGACCCCCGAGTGGGGCCTGCTGGTGGCCGAGGGCCGCACCTTCATCGGCGTCCAGTGGTGGCTGAGCCTGCTGCCCGGCCTGGTGATCGTGCTGACCGTACTCGCCGTCTACCGCGTCGGCAGATCGTTCAACCGAGGGAGGACCAGTGCCGTCGCCTGA